TCTATATTAGTTACCTTGAGCCTCATGGCTTTTTTTGCTTTAGGTATGGGTAACATCAGTCAGGCACAAACTTCTCGTCTTACCATCAAAAAGCCCGGCAGTAGCACAGGAGTTACTTTAGATAATGAAACCGGAGGCAATACCATTTTTAGCATTGGCAGCAGCGAAAAAATGCGCCTGACCAGTGATGGGAAATTAGGCATTGGTACTACTGACCCACAAGACAAACTTCACATAGGCAGCGCGGGCTTAGTAAACATAAGAGTAGGTAAGTATGTTCATTTAGGTGAAACAGGTAATGGTTTAGCTACTGTTTTAGGCAATAATGTAAGAGTTTCGACTACTGAAAATGTTAAAATGCAGTTTGTCAACCCTATAGATGGAGGGCAAGCCATTAGATTAATGTTCAATGAAGGGATTAGTTTTCATACTGCGGGTGGTGTGTTGACTGGCGATGTGATTACCGCCGGACAGAATTATGCGGGCTATGAAAGAATGCGCATTGATTTAAACGGCAATGTAGGCATTGGTACCACTACACCAGCTTATAAACTTGAGGTAGATGGTAATATTCATGCC
Above is a genomic segment from Microscilla marina ATCC 23134 containing:
- a CDS encoding tail fiber domain-containing protein, coding for MKKHNSILVTLSLMAFFALGMGNISQAQTSRLTIKKPGSSTGVTLDNETGGNTIFSIGSSEKMRLTSDGKLGIGTTDPQDKLHIGSAGLVNIRVGKYVHLGETGNGLATVLGNNVRVSTTENVKMQFVNPIDGGQAIRLMFNEGISFHTAGGVLTGDVITAGQNYAGYERMRIDLNGNVGIGTTTPAYKLEVDGNIHATERVYANGIELTSDIRYKKNIQPLSTDVVAKLSQVRGTSYKFRTEEFKEKRFLKTKQVGIIAQELAQVYPELVMKGADGYYSVNYIGLIPILVEAVKDLRKNNDKLDKQAQVLKAKNKKIKEALTGLKSQHKNLKAELADVKSQHKALKAELNDLKSRLKAIEKSLEKPKD